Proteins encoded by one window of Roseibium sp. Sym1:
- a CDS encoding TRAP transporter small permease subunit, giving the protein MEKVAGALERVNSVIGNTLCWAALLMLLLQFVIVLLRYVFGYSFIFLDEGVLYFHAAIFMLGAGYTFLVNAHVRVDIFYAKASERTQARIDLFGHLFLLTPALIVLIWFSWPAVRGSWAILEGPISVGGIPASFLLKSLIPAYCVLLLIQGAAAFIRDLQKLKGLAA; this is encoded by the coding sequence ATGGAAAAAGTGGCGGGCGCGCTGGAGCGTGTGAATTCGGTCATAGGCAACACGCTCTGCTGGGCGGCGCTTCTCATGCTGCTGCTGCAGTTCGTGATCGTGCTTCTGCGTTATGTCTTCGGCTACAGCTTCATCTTCCTGGATGAGGGCGTGCTCTATTTCCACGCGGCGATCTTCATGCTCGGCGCCGGATACACGTTCCTGGTCAACGCCCATGTGCGCGTCGATATCTTCTATGCCAAGGCCAGCGAACGCACCCAGGCAAGGATAGACCTGTTCGGCCACCTGTTCCTGCTGACACCGGCGCTCATTGTGCTGATCTGGTTCTCCTGGCCGGCGGTGCGCGGCAGCTGGGCCATCCTGGAAGGGCCGATCTCCGTCGGCGGCATCCCGGCCTCCTTCCTCCTGAAAAGCCTTATCCCCGCCTATTGCGTGCTGCTTCTGATCCAGGGCGCCGCGGCCTTCATCCGCGATCTGCAGAAACTGAAAGGCCTTGCCGCATGA